The Conexivisphaerales archaeon genomic interval CTGAAATGCCTACAGATCCAAATCTTGCTCTTGCTGCTGCAATTGTTATTGCCGGAGGTCTCATAGGGACTGGTATAGCTCAGCAAGGTATAGGAGCAGCGGGAATGGGTATTATAGCCGAGAAGCCTGAGAAGTTCGGCCAGGTGCTGTTCTTCTTCGTCATCCCTGAAACTCTGTGGATAATCGGGTTCGTTCTTGGAGTAATACTGCTGCTGGGTATACTTTAGAGTGAGACGGGTCCCCATGGGAACCGAAACACAGTCAGGAGCTGAGGCGCTACTCAGGGAACTGGAGAGAAAGAAGCAGAAAGAGCTCAGCTCCATCGAAGAGGAATTCAAAAAGAAGGCGGAGGAACTCGAGAGACAGGCAAGGGCTGAAATACAGTCGATTCAGAGGAGGGCGGAAGCTGAATCAGCTATCAGGGCTCAGAGTGAGACGAACAGGATTATAGGTGCTGCAAGGCTCGAAGCAAAGAGGCTGCTCTTCGACGCAATGGAGAAGATGATGTCTTCTAACGTTCAGAGGTTGAACGAACTTCTGAAGAGCTATGTTGAAAGCGAATCCTACAGGAAGCTTCTCCTCAGAATGGCAAAATATGCCTCTTCAAGGCTTGGAAAAGGAATGCTGGTATCATGCAGGGCAGAGGATAAGCAGTTGCTGAACAGCAATGGATACAAGACAGTCGACAACGACCTTCAGTGTCTGGGTGGAATAAAAGCTTATGATGCTTCAAAGACTCTTGAGCTTGACCTGACTTTTGAAGAGCTGCTCAGGATGAAGGATGAACAAATCAGGTCTGCAATCATGGAGAAGATAGGCTGATTGCTCGGGGTTACATACTCAGCTGCATTTGGAAGGCTGAGGAGCCTCTCTTTAGATTTTCTCTCAAAGGACTTCTTGCAGAATCTGGCAAGAATGAACGACCCCCAGGAGATAGCTGATGCTCTGGAATCAACCTGGTACAGGCAGGATATAGAAGCTTATGCTTCTATGTACTCTCCTCCTGAGCTTATCGAAGTAGCTGTAAACAGACATATGATAATGGTGAACAAGCTAGCAGTATCAGTAGTCCCCCTGTTCGGCAAGAACGCTTTGCTAGCCTATCTTTCCAAGTGGGATATAGAGAACATAGAGCTGATCCTTGCTGCCAAAAGCCTTGGCAGGTCGATAGAGGAGACAGAACCTTTTCTTGTCTCTTCCAGGAATCTGCCTGTCGGTATAGTTGGTAATGTAATACCCTACAGTGACCTGAAACTACTGCTTCAGCAGCCAGATGTTGAGGCTGTTGTGAATCAGCTGGTTAAATACGGATATGGTGCAGTCCTGCTTCAGGAGCTCTCTGATTTCAGAAGGACGGGTGACCTCGGAAGCTTCACTGCTGCACTACAGAAGTTCTACTACCAGAGGCTTCTCTGGGAGCTCAGATACTTCAAGGGTGATGAACTCACACTCAGGGAATACATAAGGGCAGAAATAGCAAAGAAGAACATCCTGAACCTCCTGAAATCAAAGGAATCAAACCTTCCGAAGGATGTCTTTGCAAAGCATATCATAGATGGAGGTCTTATAGAGCAGAGGCAGCTTCTCGATGCTTACGAGACACCGAGCAGCAAGGAGCTTGTAAGAAGGTTTGAGCCCTGGTTCGACCTTTCTTCAGCAGTC includes:
- a CDS encoding V-type ATP synthase subunit E; amino-acid sequence: MGTETQSGAEALLRELERKKQKELSSIEEEFKKKAEELERQARAEIQSIQRRAEAESAIRAQSETNRIIGAARLEAKRLLFDAMEKMMSSNVQRLNELLKSYVESESYRKLLLRMAKYASSRLGKGMLVSCRAEDKQLLNSNGYKTVDNDLQCLGGIKAYDASKTLELDLTFEELLRMKDEQIRSAIMEKIG
- a CDS encoding V-type ATPase subunit, with the protein product MLGVTYSAAFGRLRSLSLDFLSKDFLQNLARMNDPQEIADALESTWYRQDIEAYASMYSPPELIEVAVNRHMIMVNKLAVSVVPLFGKNALLAYLSKWDIENIELILAAKSLGRSIEETEPFLVSSRNLPVGIVGNVIPYSDLKLLLQQPDVEAVVNQLVKYGYGAVLLQELSDFRRTGDLGSFTAALQKFYYQRLLWELRYFKGDELTLREYIRAEIAKKNILNLLKSKESNLPKDVFAKHIIDGGLIEQRQLLDAYETPSSKELVRRFEPWFDLSSAVDRYSESGNLTEFEVEMDRLLSRDYLPRLRSHPLSVSAVFEFVIRAEFERQNIRRIVYAKQYKMSEKYINDILLVV